The DNA segment CGTGACCGGGGGATGTGCGTTCCGCCACGGGACCCGGGGGGACGCTCGTGCTCTGCTGCCTGCCAGGCAGCAGAGCACGAGCGGGCCGGGACCCCCGGTCGGTGCGGGCACGGGGGCGTGGTGCAGTAGGGGACGTGCAGCCGGGCAGCGACCGTCGGACGTGGCAGCGCTACATCGCGCTGGGGGACTCGTTCACCGAGGGGTTGAGCGACCCGGACCCCGCCGGCCCGGACGCCTACCGGGGCTGGGCGGACCGGCTGGCCGGGCACCTCGCCGCCGCCGCGCCGTCCGGGGCCGTCGAGTACGCCAACCTGGCGATCCGCGGCCGGCTGCTGGCGCAGGTGCTCGCCGAGCAGGTGCCGGTGGCGCTGGCCGCGGGGCCGGACCTGGTGAGCCTGGTGGCCGGCGGCAACGACCTGCTCCGCCCGGGCGCCGACCCGGACCGGCTCGCCGCGGACCTGGAGGCGGCGGTCGTCTCGTTCCGGCGGGCCGGTGCCGACGTGCTGCTGGCGACCGGCGTCGACCCCCGGCAGACCCCGATCATCCGGCGCACCCGAGGCCGGGTCGCGGTCTTCAACGCCCATCTCTGGTCGATCGCCGCGCGGCAGGGCGCCGTGGTGCTGGACCAGTGGGGAGCGGCCTGGCTCCAGGACGCCCGGCTGTGGGACCCGGGCGACCGGATCCACCTCACCGCCGAGGGGCACCGGCGGACGGCGCTGGCCGCGGCGGCCGCGCTCGGGGTGCCGGTGGCCGGGGACGGCACCGACTGGCGGACGCCGCTGGAGAAAGGCCCGCCGCGGCCGGCCCGCGAGGTGCTGGCGCAGGAGCTGGCCTGGGTGCGCGGCTTCGTGGTGCCGTGGGTCGGTCGCCGGCTGCGCGGCCGGTCCTCGGGCGACGGGCGGGCGGCCAAGCGGCCGCAGCTCGAACGGTTGGACACCACCTTCTCGTCCGTGATCGATTCGTGACCTGGGGACCCATCCGGTCCGGGTGCTGACCCCGAACTCCTGTCGTTGCGTCACTCGCTCACGACTTGGAGTCAGACATGAACCGCAAGAGCGCCACTCGCAAGGGCTTCGTCGCCGCCGCCGCGCTCAGCGCCGTCATCGGGCTGTCCGCCTGCGGGACCAACGACGTCGACACCGCCCAGGCCGCCGACTCGACCAGCAGCTCGGTCTCGGTGCCCAAGCCCGCCGCGGTCGTCCGCGCCATCCCGGGCGGCGACACCGCCGTCACCCTCGACTCGGGCTTCGTCAGCGCGCTCGGCACGCTGGGCCTGACCCCGGGCGTCACCGGCACCGCCACCCTCGACGGCACGACCGGCGTCGTCGACTTCCCGATCACCGGCGGCACCGTGACCCTGTACGACCGCGAGTCCGGCTACCGCCCGTGGGTCCAGGGGGTCATCTTCCACGACGGCAGCGGCCTGACCCTGGCCGCCGGTGGGACCACCGTCGAGCTGAGCAACTTCGCCATCGACCCGGGCAAGCCCGCCCGGCTCTTCGGCGACGTGACCGTCAACGGTGAGCTGGCCGCCCCCAACGCGCCGCTGTTCAACCTCGACGGCAGCACGCTGTCCGCGCCGACGATGGGCGCCGACGGCTCCGCCGTGCTCGACGGCACCACCGTCAAGCTCTCCGACGAGGCCGCCGGGCTGCTGAACTCCACCTTCAAGACCGACGCCCTCGCCGGCGGCCTGGTCATCGGCACCTCGACGATCACCGTCGAGACCAAGTAACGCGAGGACCTCTGCCCCGCGCTCCGCGCGGACCCGGCAGAGGGACCCCTCCCGCCCGTGCGGCGGGTGCTCGAGCCGACCGGCGTCCTCGCCGGCCGGCTCGAGCCGCGTTCAGGTCCGGTCGCCGACCTGCGGCACGTCGCCGGTGCGCGGGCCGAGCCGCTGCTGGAAGGACTCCAGCCACGGCCGCAGCCCGGAGAAGTCGGTCGGATCGTCGGTCAGCGACCGCAGGTCGCCGAACGCGACGGGCTCCCGCGGCTCGGGCACGCCGGCGATGTCGGCGGCGCCGTTGGCCCGCAGCAGCTCGCGCAGCTCGAGGAAGGCGCGGGACGGCCGGAAGACCCCGGGGTCGAAACCGGGCTCCGGCGCGGGCTCCGCTGCCCGCTCGACGGTCTCGGCCTCGCTGGCCTCAGCCGGCGCGTCCTCGGCCGGCTCGGCCTCGACGACCTCGACGTCCTCGATCTCGACGTCCTCGACCTCGGGCAGCTCGCCGGTGTCCGCCGGCGATGCGGGGAGCACGGTCGTGGCCGGCAGGACGAAGGCGTCCAGCTGGGGGACGGCGGCCGAGCGCAGGCTCGGGCCGGTGTCGGCCTCGGGGCCCCACTCGTCCTCGGTCGGGTCGTGCAGCTCGCTGACCGGCACCGGGGCCACGTCGGCGGTCCCGGCCACCGCGGCCGGCCGGTCGGTGTCGAGGTCGGGCAGCTCCTCGAGCTCGCGTGCGGGCAGCGGAGCCGGGCGGCCGAAGGCGTAGCCCTGGGCCATCGAGCAGCCGTGCTCGCGCAGCCAGCGGGCCTGCTCGCCGTCCTCGATGCCCTCGGCGATGACCTGCAGGCCCATGCCCTGCCCCAGCTGGAGCAGGCCCTGGACCAGGGCGGCGGTGGCCGGTTCGGCGACCACGTCGGCGACGAAGGAGCGGTCGATCTTCAGCGTGTGGATGGGCAGCCGGTGCAGCGCGGTGATGGCCGAGTAGCCGGTGCCGAAGTCGTCCAGCGCCAGCGTCACGCCGGTCTCGGTGACCGTGTCCACGGCGTGCAGCGTGGCGTCGGCGGCGAAGAGCGCCGTCGACTCGGTGATCTCCAGCTCCAGCCGCTCCGGGGCCAGCCCGGACTCGGCCAGGGCGTCGGCGACGAGCTCGCTGAAACCGGGCTCGGCCAGGTGCCGGGCGGAGATGTTGACGTGCACGCGCAGGTCGGCGTCCCAGCCGGCGGCGTCCCAGCAGGCCTGGTGCAGCACCCAGGCGCCCAGCCGGGAGGTGAGCCGGTTGTCCTCGGCGGCGGAGAGGAACGCGCCGGGCGGCAGCAGCCCGCGGGTGGGGTGCTGCCAGCGGATGAGGGCCTCGTAGCCGAGCAGGTGCTCGTCGGACAGCGCCACGATCGGTTGGTAGAACAACCGCAGCTCACCGGCCTCCAGCGCGTGCCGCAGGTCGGTCTCCAGCTGCAGCTGGTCGACGTAGCCCTCGCCGACGGCGTCGTCGTGCACCTCGACGCGGCCGCGGCCACCGCTGGCCTTGGCCCGGGCGAGGGCGCTGTGCGCCTGGCGCAGCAGCGCCTCCGGGGCGAGGTCCGAGCCGAGCGTCATGCCGACGCTGGCCGACAGGGTGATCTCCCGGTCGAGCACGTGGAACGGCTCGTCCAGGACGGAGAGCAGCCGGTCGGCGAGCGTGCGCAGCGCCTCGACGTCCTCGACCTCCTCGGCCAGCACGAGGAACTCGTCGGCCCCGAAGCGGACCGCGGTGTCCTCGACCCGGGTGCTCCAGCGCAGCCGGTCGGCGACCTGGCACAGCAGCTGGTCACCGCCCTCGTGGCCGAGGGAGTCGTTGACGGCGGTGAACCGGTCCAGGTCCAGGTGCAGCAGGCCGACCGAGGTGCCGCGGCGGCGGGAGACGGCGAGGGCGCGCTGCAGCCGCTCGGTCAGCGCGCGGCGGTTGGGCAGCCCAGTCAGGGCGTCGGTGTACGCGCGGCGGACCAGGTCCTCCTCCACGCGCCGGCGGTCGGTGACGTCGACCATCGCGACCACCACGAACTGCGGCTCGCCGTTGCTGCGGTGGACCAGCTCCTGGGACTGGTGCACCCAGATGCTCTCGCCGTCGGCCCGCCGCAGCCGGCGCTCACCGACGACCTCGAGCTGCGGGTCGAGCAGCGGGGTGCCGGGCACGTGCTCGGTCGCGCGGTCGCCCACCGGCACGTCGTCCGGGTGGGTGAGCAGGTCGAGGTGCCGGCCGACCAGGGCACCGGAGGTGCGCCCGGTGAGCTCGCACATGGCCCGGTTCGCGACCAGCAGGTGCCCGTCGGGGGAGACGACGGCCTTGGCGATCGGCGCGGCGAGGAACAGGGCGCGGAAGAGCTGACCGCGGTCGGCGAGCAGCACGTCGGCTGCACGCAGCCGCTGCCCGGCAGCGCCGGTGGGCCCGGAGGCGCCGGACGACTCGGGGGCGGAGAGGGTCACCGGGACAGGGTGGCCCATCCCGCGCCGTCAGCCCGGGAACCCGGGCCGCAGTCAAGTGTTCGTGCCGTCACTCACGGTGAGGAGAAACCACTCCGGTCACGGGGTGCTCGTCGTGCCACACCGGATGCGCGCCGCACGGCGCCGGGACGGCGCAGCGGGCGGGAAGACCTCGTCCTCCCCGATGAGGGAGACCAGCCGCGCGACCGGGCGGCTGCGGCGCACCAGCCGCAGGCTGCGCCCGTGCGCGGCGGCGATCGCGTGCGCACCGGTCAGCGCGCGGAGCCCACCGGCGTCGCAGAACGTGACGTCGGCCGCATCCAGCTGCCAGCTCCGGTCGGCACGCGTGGCGAGGATCTCCACGGCCTCGAGCAGGTGGTGGGCGGAGTCCCGGTCCAGCTCGCCGGCCACCCGCACCCGGGCGTGGGGCAGGTCGACCGAGACGGCGAGGGACGACGGGTCGACCGGGGACGGCCCGGTCGAGGGGGACGAGGTGACCACGGTTCTCCCGGTGGCAGGGGGCGGCGCGTCCGGCGGCGGTGCTGGCCGCGCGGACGGTCGTGCGGGAGCCTCGTTCAGCTCCGGAACCGACCGTATTCGGAACCGGTCGCGACACGCCAGACCCGCCCTCCGCGCACCGCGGCACCGGCGTGTCGCGGTCAGCCGGCGAGCTGCCGGTCGAGCCCGCTGAGCCGCAGCAGCCGGTCGACGCACCGGCTGGCCCGCACCAGCCGCAGCTCGCGACCGTGCGCCACGGCCAGGGCGTGCGCCGCGGCCAGCGCCCGCAGGCCGCCGGCGTCGCACCAGGTCACGGCGGTGGCGTCGACCACCCAGCACGGCTGGTCGGTGCCGGCCAGCCCGGCGAGCGCATCGACGAGGTGGTGGGCGCGGTCGCGGTCGAGCTCACCGGAGAGGACCACGGTGGCGCAGGACCACTGGACGGAGACGGTCAGCGAGGCCGGTTCGTCGAGCGGGCAGGGGATCTCGGTCAGAGCGAGCACGGGGGGCTCCCCACGGTGCAGCGCGGGGGTGGGCGACCCGTGGGCTCCGGGTCGCGGACGCCTCCGCGGGCGTGCGTGCGGCCGGAGCTTCGACCGAGCACCGACCGTACGCCCGCCGCGGGGACCGTGCGGGTCGGGCGCGGTCAGCCCTCGCTGACGGTCACGCCCGGGGAGAACGCCACGTAGCCGGCGAAGTCGGTGCCCACGCGGTCCACCGCCGAGGGCATGAGGTCGGGGTAGCTCCAGGCGCCGTCCTTCGTGGTGCCCTTCGGGGTGACGACGTCCCAGTACTGGGCCGGGCCCTTCCACGGGCAGGTGTAGGGCGTCGGGCTCTCGCTGAGCGCGCCCGGCGCGACCGCGGACGGCGGGAAGTACCAGTTGCCCTCGATCCGGACGAGCTCGGACTCCGGGGCCTCGGCGATGACGGTGCCGTCGACGGTGGCGCGCATGTGGTGCTCCTCGGGTCGGTGTGCCGGTGGACACAGCGGGCAACGCGCGCACCGGCCGATCCCATCCCGCCGGCCGTCCGGGAACACCGCGGGCCCCGCCGGTGCTCCAGCCCGCGAACACGACGAGAGGTGAGTGCGGTGGACAAGCGGATCGGTTTCCTGTCCTTCGGGCACTGGCAGCCCATCCCGGGCTCGCAGGTGCGGACCGGGCGGGACGCGCTGGTGCAGAGCGTCGAGCTGGCAGAGGCCGCCGAGGAGCTCGGCCTGGACGGCGCCTACGTGCGGGTGCACCACTTCGCCCGGCAGCTGGCCTCGCCGTTCCCGCTGCTGACCGCGATGGCGATGCGGACCTCCCGGATCGAGCTGGGCACCGGCGTGATCGACATGCGCTACGAGAACCCGCTGTACATGGCCGAGGAGGCCGCGTCCGCCGACCTGCTGAGCGCCGGGCGCCTGCAGCTCGGGGTCAGCCGC comes from the Modestobacter italicus genome and includes:
- a CDS encoding SGNH/GDSL hydrolase family protein, whose translation is MQPGSDRRTWQRYIALGDSFTEGLSDPDPAGPDAYRGWADRLAGHLAAAAPSGAVEYANLAIRGRLLAQVLAEQVPVALAAGPDLVSLVAGGNDLLRPGADPDRLAADLEAAVVSFRRAGADVLLATGVDPRQTPIIRRTRGRVAVFNAHLWSIAARQGAVVLDQWGAAWLQDARLWDPGDRIHLTAEGHRRTALAAAAALGVPVAGDGTDWRTPLEKGPPRPAREVLAQELAWVRGFVVPWVGRRLRGRSSGDGRAAKRPQLERLDTTFSSVIDS
- a CDS encoding EAL domain-containing protein: MTLSAPESSGASGPTGAAGQRLRAADVLLADRGQLFRALFLAAPIAKAVVSPDGHLLVANRAMCELTGRTSGALVGRHLDLLTHPDDVPVGDRATEHVPGTPLLDPQLEVVGERRLRRADGESIWVHQSQELVHRSNGEPQFVVVAMVDVTDRRRVEEDLVRRAYTDALTGLPNRRALTERLQRALAVSRRRGTSVGLLHLDLDRFTAVNDSLGHEGGDQLLCQVADRLRWSTRVEDTAVRFGADEFLVLAEEVEDVEALRTLADRLLSVLDEPFHVLDREITLSASVGMTLGSDLAPEALLRQAHSALARAKASGGRGRVEVHDDAVGEGYVDQLQLETDLRHALEAGELRLFYQPIVALSDEHLLGYEALIRWQHPTRGLLPPGAFLSAAEDNRLTSRLGAWVLHQACWDAAGWDADLRVHVNISARHLAEPGFSELVADALAESGLAPERLELEITESTALFAADATLHAVDTVTETGVTLALDDFGTGYSAITALHRLPIHTLKIDRSFVADVVAEPATAALVQGLLQLGQGMGLQVIAEGIEDGEQARWLREHGCSMAQGYAFGRPAPLPARELEELPDLDTDRPAAVAGTADVAPVPVSELHDPTEDEWGPEADTGPSLRSAAVPQLDAFVLPATTVLPASPADTGELPEVEDVEIEDVEVVEAEPAEDAPAEASEAETVERAAEPAPEPGFDPGVFRPSRAFLELRELLRANGAADIAGVPEPREPVAFGDLRSLTDDPTDFSGLRPWLESFQQRLGPRTGDVPQVGDRT
- a CDS encoding STAS domain-containing protein, which translates into the protein MVTSSPSTGPSPVDPSSLAVSVDLPHARVRVAGELDRDSAHHLLEAVEILATRADRSWQLDAADVTFCDAGGLRALTGAHAIAAAHGRSLRLVRRSRPVARLVSLIGEDEVFPPAAPSRRRAARIRCGTTSTP
- a CDS encoding STAS domain-containing protein: MLALTEIPCPLDEPASLTVSVQWSCATVVLSGELDRDRAHHLVDALAGLAGTDQPCWVVDATAVTWCDAGGLRALAAAHALAVAHGRELRLVRASRCVDRLLRLSGLDRQLAG
- a CDS encoding DUF427 domain-containing protein produces the protein MRATVDGTVIAEAPESELVRIEGNWYFPPSAVAPGALSESPTPYTCPWKGPAQYWDVVTPKGTTKDGAWSYPDLMPSAVDRVGTDFAGYVAFSPGVTVSEG